In one window of Nothobranchius furzeri strain GRZ-AD chromosome 11, NfurGRZ-RIMD1, whole genome shotgun sequence DNA:
- the camk2n1a gene encoding calcium/calmodulin-dependent protein kinase II inhibitor 1a, producing MSEVLPYNEGKMNGYGADSEVSQMSFSCGLQDTNAFFAASQAKRPPKLGQIGRAKRVVIEDDRIDEVLKGMTDKSSPGV from the exons ATGTCCGAGGTGCTGCCATACAACGAGGGCAAAATGAACGGCTACGGGGCGGACAGTGAGGTTAGTCAGATGTCCTTTAGTTGTGGACTGCAGGACACAAACGCCTTTTTCGCTGCGTCGCAGGCGAAAAGACCCCCAAAGCTTGGACAGATCGGCAGAGCCAAGCGAG TGGTCATCGAGGACGATCGAATAGACGAGGTCCTGAAGGGGATGACAGACAAGTCCTCACCCGGCGTTTAA